One Brassica napus cultivar Da-Ae chromosome A1, Da-Ae, whole genome shotgun sequence genomic region harbors:
- the LOC106365379 gene encoding EPIDERMAL PATTERNING FACTOR-like protein 4, whose amino-acid sequence MGALRRRRRFILAALATFALLHLFLAVSTVSAGGWLGQRTGSDFHGHFTGNKRFGGPGSSPPTCRSKCGKCQPCKPVHVPIQPGMSIPLEYYPEAWRCKCGDKIFMP is encoded by the exons ATGGGCGCTCTCCGTCGCCGCCGACGCTTTATTCTCGCTGCACTCGCCACATTTGCTCTCCTCCACCTCTTCTTGGCCGTCTCCACAGTATCCGCGG GTGGATGGCTTGGTCAAAGAACCGGGTCGGATTTTCACGGTCATTTTACGGGGAATAAGCGGTTTGGCGGACCTGGTTCATCACCACCGACGTGTAGATCGAAGTGTGGGAAATGTCAGCCGTGTAAACCGGTTCATGTACCGATACAACCCGGTATGAGCATTCCATTAGAGTATTATCCTGAAGCTTGGCGGTGTAAGTGTGGCGACAAGATTTTCATGCCGTAG